In Pseudoalteromonas tetraodonis, the genomic window TATCTCGCTTAGATAAGTAACAGTTATTTTTGTACAAAAGGCAGACATAAGACCTCCAAGCGCCATTTTAAATATTCTACACTTGAAATATTACTGTACCTGCGTATCATTCGCGCAATTTTAATCCAACCGAGTAGCTACTATGATTAATAGAAAAATACCTTTGCTAGATATTCACCGTCACTTAGATGGGAATGTACGCGCGCAAACCATACTAGAACTTGGTCGTCAGTTTAATATAGCTTTACCAGCAGATAATGTTGAAGCACTTATTCCTCATGTTCAAGTTATTGATCCTGAGCCAAACCTAATGGCATTTTTACAAAAGCTTGATTGGGGGGTCACGGTACTGGGTGATTATGATGCTTGTAGACGAATTGCGATAGAAAACATTGAAGATGCACAAGCGCAAGGCCTTGATTACGTAGAACTACGTTTTAGCCCTTACTATATGGCACAAAGCCAAGGTTTACATCCTCAGGGCGTTGTTGAAGCCGTGGTTGATGGTATTAAAAGTGCAACAAAAGATGCTGATATTAAAGCAAACTTAATTGGTATTTTATCTCGTACTTACGGTGTTAAAACCTGTCAACACGAGCTGGATGCTTTACTTGCTTTTAAAAATGATTTGGTCGCGGTTGATTTAGCGGGTGACGAAATTGGTTACCCTGGTGAACTGTTTGTTGATCACTTTAAACAAGTTCGCGATGCATATTTAGCGGTTACTGTGCATGCTGGCGAAGCATTGGGTGCTGCCAGTATTTGGCAGGCATTAAACGGGCTTGGCGCAAGCAGAATAGGGCATGGCGTTAAAGCGATTGAAGACTCAACGCTAATGGATTATTTACGTGATAACCGTATTGGTATTGAATCGTGCTTAACCAGTAATATTCAAACCAGCACAGTGAATGATTTAACTAAGCATCCGCTTAAACAGTTTTTAGATCATGGCATTTTGGCCAGCATTAATACCGATGATCCGGCTGTTGAAGGGATTGAAATTGAGTACGAATACGCAACTGCAGCGCCACAAGCTGGTTTATCGCAAGCTGATATGGAAAAAGCGCAAGCCAATGCACTTGAGATTGCGTATTTAAGTGATGCAGATAAACAGGCACTCAAAACCAAAGTCGCACAGCGTTAATCACCTGTACTATAAAAAAATGCCACTGTTTACAGTGGCATTTTTGTTTATATGTGAGTTTGACAGCTAACGTAATTATCATAAAGTGCTTTTAAAATATCGGCACGGCTGATCATGCCAACTACAACGTCACCATCAACCACGGGATAATTCTTTGGCTTACCAGGTTGCATTTGTTCTGCTAATTCCATGATATTGGTATCACCGCTGACCGTCACAACTTCTGTTTGCATCAACTGCGACACTTTTACCATACCGTCACAAAAATAACTGCTTTGCATTAGGGGTTTGAGTAGCTCTTGCTCAGAGATAAAACCTACTAGCAACTTGTTATCGTCAAATACTGGGGCGCCAAGCAATTTAAATTTTTGTAGTTCTGCAATGGCGGTCGTCATTTCTGTATTAGGGGTGATATGAGGCAACTTGTGTTGCATAAAATCTTTTACTTTTGTATTTAGCATTTAGGTTTCTCCCGCTGAATGTTCTATACAAAGTATGGTTTATAGATTGGGTTTTAGGAAATTGTTTATGTTGATGAGTTTAATAGGTAATAACAATCATCGCAGCGGTAATGGCGGGTAATAAAAACAACGAAGGCACCTTAAGGTGCCTTAAAAATAATCTGCTATCTTTTACTTTATAAAAGCAAATGCATCTGCGTACATGTTTTCGCGAATGGCTCCGTGGCTAATAAAGTCATCGCGCACTATGCCTATCATGTCAAAACGACCTGCCATGTAAATATCATAAGGTTCAAGCGAGATGATATCCTGCATAACCGCTTTATGTACAAAGCCAGTATGGCCAGTCCAGCTGTCAGTAGGATTTTCTACCACAGGAATAAATTCGAAGTGCTTATGACTATCTGCCCAAGCTTTCATTTCGGTGTGTGCATACAGCGCAGACTCTTCTTTAACACCCCAATAAAATAGCACTGGGCGCTGACAATTTATTTCAGCAAGGTGATCGGCCATTGATTTTGCGTAAGAGAAGCCTGTGCCGCCAGCAAGTAAAATAATAGGGCGCTCGCACTGCAAACGTAGTTGAGAAACACCTAAGCCCGCTTCAATAGTCACGGTTTGATTATTATTGTGGGCACTACGAAGGTGCTCTAGCGATTGCATAGCATATGAGTCAGCAACTGAAGCACCAATATGTAATTCTAAAGCATCCGTTTGTGAAGGACGGCTTGCAATTGAAAACGCACGTTTATCTTTTTCACCTAAAACCAATTGTAAATATTGGCCAGCTTCAAATGTGACGGGTTGCTGCGGCTTTAAAATAACTTTATGAACAAATTCTGTTAGTGGACTGATAGAAACAACGTCAGCGTGTAATGTTTGCATGTTTTACCTTAAATTAGCGGATACGCACTTTATTTGAGCAATAGTAGCATATCCGCAGGGTGAGTTTATAGCCTAGACCAAAGTCGTTAAAGAATACCTAGGCTATCCCAAAGTTCATCAACGCGATCTTTAGTGGCTTGATCCATAACAATAGGTTCGCCCCACTCACGGGTTGTTTCGCCAGGCCATTTGTTGGTTGCATCCATGCCCATTTTTGAACCAAGGCCAGAGACAGGCGATGCAAAGTCTAAATAGTCTATTGGCGTGTTTTCAATTAACGTGGTGTCGCGTGCAGGATCCATACGGGTAGTAATAGCCCATATTACATCGTTCCAATCTCGGGCGTTAATGTCATCGTCGCAGACAATAACAAATTTAGTGTACATAAACTGTCGTAGGAATGACCAAACCCCCATCATTACGCGCTTGGCGTGCCCGGGGTATTGTTTTTTCATCGTAACCACGGCCATACGGTACGAGCAGCCCTCTGGCGGTAAATAAAAATCAACGATTTCTGGAAACTGTTTTTGTAAAATTGGCACAAATACTTCGTTTAAAGCCACCCCTAAAATAGCTGGCTCATCAGGCGGACGACCCGTAAAGGTACTGTGATAAATAGGGTCTTTACGATGAGTAATATGAGTGACTGTCATAACGGGAAAGTCATCGAC contains:
- a CDS encoding CBS domain-containing protein, translated to MLNTKVKDFMQHKLPHITPNTEMTTAIAELQKFKLLGAPVFDDNKLLVGFISEQELLKPLMQSSYFCDGMVKVSQLMQTEVVTVSGDTNIMELAEQMQPGKPKNYPVVDGDVVVGMISRADILKALYDNYVSCQTHI
- the add gene encoding adenosine deaminase, which produces MINRKIPLLDIHRHLDGNVRAQTILELGRQFNIALPADNVEALIPHVQVIDPEPNLMAFLQKLDWGVTVLGDYDACRRIAIENIEDAQAQGLDYVELRFSPYYMAQSQGLHPQGVVEAVVDGIKSATKDADIKANLIGILSRTYGVKTCQHELDALLAFKNDLVAVDLAGDEIGYPGELFVDHFKQVRDAYLAVTVHAGEALGAASIWQALNGLGASRIGHGVKAIEDSTLMDYLRDNRIGIESCLTSNIQTSTVNDLTKHPLKQFLDHGILASINTDDPAVEGIEIEYEYATAAPQAGLSQADMEKAQANALEIAYLSDADKQALKTKVAQR
- the fre gene encoding NAD(P)H-flavin reductase; translated protein: MQTLHADVVSISPLTEFVHKVILKPQQPVTFEAGQYLQLVLGEKDKRAFSIASRPSQTDALELHIGASVADSYAMQSLEHLRSAHNNNQTVTIEAGLGVSQLRLQCERPIILLAGGTGFSYAKSMADHLAEINCQRPVLFYWGVKEESALYAHTEMKAWADSHKHFEFIPVVENPTDSWTGHTGFVHKAVMQDIISLEPYDIYMAGRFDMIGIVRDDFISHGAIRENMYADAFAFIK